From a region of the Streptomyces sp. B21-083 genome:
- a CDS encoding sugar ABC transporter substrate-binding protein — MSRTTRLSSSLLRAAAVTGVAALTLTACGSGSGSGSSSSGSGEVKVGLITKTDTNPFFVKMKEGAEKAAKESGAQLSTAAGKFDGDNAGQVTAIENMVAAGVKGILITPSDSKAIVPAIAKARAKGVLVIALDTPTEPQSAVDALFATDNLKAGELIGEYAKAAMKGKTAKIAALDLAPGVSVGVQRHDGFLKGFGATEKDVACAQDTGGDQAKGQTAMENCLQKEPDINVVYTINEPAALGAYTALKAKGREKDVLIVSVDGGCTGTQAVKDGKIAATSQQYPLKMAAEGVKAVVTYAKNGKKASGYTDTGVTLISDKAQDGVASKDTAYGLENCWG; from the coding sequence ATGTCTCGCACCACTCGCCTGTCCTCGTCCCTCCTCCGAGCCGCCGCGGTCACCGGCGTCGCGGCCCTGACCCTGACGGCCTGCGGATCCGGCTCCGGTTCGGGCTCGTCGAGTTCCGGCTCGGGCGAGGTCAAGGTCGGTCTGATCACCAAGACCGACACCAACCCGTTCTTCGTGAAGATGAAGGAGGGCGCGGAGAAGGCCGCCAAGGAGAGCGGCGCCCAACTGTCCACCGCTGCAGGTAAGTTCGACGGGGACAACGCCGGTCAGGTCACTGCCATCGAGAACATGGTCGCCGCCGGGGTGAAGGGCATTTTGATCACTCCGAGCGACTCCAAGGCGATCGTGCCCGCGATCGCGAAGGCCCGCGCCAAGGGCGTTCTGGTCATCGCCCTGGACACCCCGACCGAGCCGCAGAGCGCGGTCGACGCCCTCTTCGCCACCGACAACCTCAAGGCCGGTGAGCTGATCGGTGAGTACGCCAAGGCCGCGATGAAGGGCAAGACGGCGAAGATAGCCGCGCTCGACCTCGCGCCGGGCGTCTCCGTCGGCGTTCAGCGGCACGACGGCTTCCTCAAGGGCTTCGGCGCCACCGAGAAGGACGTCGCGTGCGCCCAGGACACCGGCGGTGACCAGGCCAAGGGTCAGACGGCGATGGAGAACTGTCTCCAGAAGGAGCCTGACATCAACGTCGTCTACACCATCAACGAGCCGGCGGCCCTGGGCGCGTACACCGCGCTGAAGGCCAAGGGCCGGGAGAAGGACGTGCTGATCGTCTCCGTCGACGGCGGCTGCACCGGCACCCAGGCCGTCAAGGACGGCAAGATCGCCGCGACTTCGCAGCAGTACCCGCTGAAGATGGCCGCCGAGGGCGTCAAGGCAGTGGTGACGTACGCCAAGAACGGCAAGAAGGCGTCCGGGTACACCGACACCGGCGTCACGCTGATCAGCGACAAGGCTCAGGACGGGGTCGCGTCGAAGGACACCGCCTACGGCCTGGAGAACTGCTGGGGCTGA
- a CDS encoding ABC transporter permease, whose translation MTATTTPYSELKAPTTARRLLTAPTTGPLAALILACAFFSFSTDQFLTGGNFSLIVQQVMVVGTLAIGQTLIILTAGIDLSCGAVMAFGSIVIAKMAAEGSLPPLLAIALGLVVCGGFGLLNGLLVQKIPLPPFIVTLGMLNVAFALTHIYSAEQTVTNLPGPLTALGETFPMGHTDITYGSLVTIALFLLLAYALSNTGWGRHVYALGNSAEAARLNGIRTSRLTIGIYTVAGLLYGIAAVLLISRTGVGDPQAGQTDNLDSITAVVLGGTSLFGGRGSVLGTFIGVLIVGVFRNGLQLMGVASIYQTLITGVLVILAVTVDQLSRKKAR comes from the coding sequence ATGACAGCCACGACCACGCCGTACTCCGAACTCAAAGCACCGACGACGGCGCGCAGACTGCTCACGGCGCCGACCACCGGGCCCCTGGCCGCCCTCATCCTGGCCTGCGCCTTCTTCTCCTTCTCGACCGACCAGTTCCTGACCGGCGGGAACTTCTCGCTGATCGTGCAGCAGGTCATGGTCGTGGGCACCCTCGCCATCGGGCAGACCCTGATCATCCTCACCGCGGGCATCGACCTGTCGTGCGGCGCCGTGATGGCGTTCGGCAGCATCGTGATAGCCAAGATGGCCGCCGAGGGCTCCCTGCCCCCGCTTCTCGCCATCGCCCTGGGTCTGGTGGTCTGCGGTGGGTTCGGGCTGCTCAACGGGCTGCTGGTGCAGAAGATCCCGCTGCCGCCGTTCATCGTCACCCTCGGCATGCTCAACGTGGCGTTCGCGCTGACCCACATCTACTCCGCGGAGCAGACGGTCACCAACCTGCCCGGCCCGCTGACCGCCCTCGGGGAGACCTTCCCGATGGGTCACACGGACATCACGTACGGCTCCCTCGTCACCATCGCCCTGTTCCTCCTCCTCGCCTACGCGCTGAGCAACACCGGCTGGGGCCGTCACGTCTACGCCCTGGGCAACAGCGCCGAGGCCGCCCGGCTGAACGGCATCCGTACCTCCCGCCTCACCATCGGCATCTACACCGTGGCCGGCCTGCTGTACGGCATCGCCGCGGTTCTGCTCATCTCCCGTACCGGTGTGGGCGATCCGCAGGCCGGGCAGACCGACAACCTCGACAGCATCACCGCCGTGGTCCTCGGCGGCACCAGCCTCTTCGGCGGACGCGGCTCGGTGCTGGGCACCTTCATCGGCGTCCTCATCGTCGGGGTGTTCCGCAACGGCCTGCAGCTGATGGGCGTCGCCTCCATCTACCAGACCCTGATCACCGGGGTCCTGGTGATCCTCGCGGTGACCGTCGACCAGCTCTCCCGGAAGAAGGCCCGATGA
- a CDS encoding ATP-binding cassette domain-containing protein — MTATSSPTPVLQARGLVKRYGQVTAIDGADFDLLPGEVLAVIGDNGAGKTSLIKALTGAVTPDAGEIRLNGEPITFSGPQSARAHGIETVYQDLAVAASMDIASNVFLGRELRRPGVLGSVFRMLDKKRMRQEAAEHMADLKIGLRSLTQSVETLSGGQRQAVAVARSVAWASSVVVMDEPTAALGVKESGQVLDLIRRVRDKGMPVVLISHNMPHVFEIADRIHVHRLGRRAAVIKPSDYSMAEVVAIMTGALTVDEAGDTVVADSEAAKAAGVQAT, encoded by the coding sequence ATGACCGCCACCTCCTCCCCCACGCCCGTGCTGCAGGCCCGCGGTCTGGTCAAGCGGTACGGCCAGGTCACCGCCATCGACGGGGCCGACTTCGATCTGCTCCCCGGCGAGGTCCTCGCGGTCATCGGCGACAACGGCGCGGGCAAGACCAGCCTCATCAAGGCCCTGACCGGCGCGGTGACGCCGGACGCGGGCGAGATACGGCTGAACGGCGAACCCATCACCTTCTCCGGGCCCCAGAGCGCACGCGCCCACGGCATCGAGACGGTGTATCAGGACCTCGCGGTGGCCGCCTCGATGGACATCGCCTCGAACGTGTTCCTCGGGCGGGAGCTGCGCCGCCCGGGCGTCCTCGGCAGTGTCTTCCGCATGCTCGACAAGAAGCGGATGCGTCAGGAGGCCGCCGAGCACATGGCCGACCTGAAGATCGGTCTGCGTTCACTGACACAGTCGGTGGAGACGCTCTCGGGCGGCCAGCGGCAGGCCGTGGCGGTCGCCCGTTCCGTCGCCTGGGCCAGCAGCGTCGTCGTCATGGACGAACCCACCGCCGCCCTCGGCGTCAAGGAGTCCGGCCAGGTTCTCGACCTCATCCGCCGGGTCCGGGACAAGGGCATGCCGGTCGTTCTGATCAGCCACAACATGCCGCACGTCTTCGAGATCGCCGACCGGATCCACGTACACCGACTCGGCCGGCGCGCCGCTGTGATCAAGCCCTCCGACTACTCCATGGCCGAGGTCGTCGCCATCATGACCGGCGCACTCACCGTCGACGAGGCCGGAGATACTGTCGTAGCGGATTCGGAGGCCGCGAAGGCCGCCGGAGTCCAGGCCACCTGA
- a CDS encoding LacI family DNA-binding transcriptional regulator → MAANRRPTLADVAREVGVSAKTVSRVLNEDGPASAQTREQVLAAVAKLGFQPNLMARNIRVGGPDTTIGLVIPDLANPFFGAVARAIEDTVRERGLTLLMGSSADDPERERALTDKFLARRVSILMVVPSVGADHSHLKSHRTAGLPVIFLDRPGVGLATDSIVSSNRAGAHDGVAHLVAHGHRRIGFVGDLPLNLYTRRERMAGYRSALQEAGIPHDRSLVTNAHDQQGAEAATAQLLGLADPPTALFAGNNIMALGTVAELARSKRKDVAVVAFDDVALAEALEPALTVVAQDAEELGRAAATTALARLDGDRTRARTATVPTRLIVRGSGELPVPVLQEA, encoded by the coding sequence ATGGCAGCGAACCGCCGCCCCACCCTGGCCGACGTCGCCCGCGAAGTCGGCGTCAGCGCCAAGACGGTCTCCCGAGTCCTCAACGAGGACGGGCCCGCCTCCGCGCAGACCAGGGAACAGGTACTGGCCGCAGTGGCCAAGCTCGGCTTCCAGCCGAACCTGATGGCCCGCAACATCCGCGTCGGCGGCCCCGACACCACCATCGGCCTGGTCATTCCCGACCTCGCCAACCCCTTCTTCGGAGCCGTTGCCCGTGCCATAGAGGACACCGTCCGCGAACGCGGACTGACCCTGCTCATGGGCTCCTCCGCGGACGACCCCGAGCGCGAACGCGCCCTGACGGACAAGTTCCTGGCCCGCCGGGTCAGCATCCTGATGGTCGTGCCGTCCGTCGGCGCCGATCACTCCCACCTCAAGTCGCACCGTACGGCGGGACTGCCGGTGATCTTCCTCGACCGGCCCGGAGTCGGACTCGCCACGGACAGCATCGTCAGCTCCAACCGGGCCGGAGCCCACGACGGCGTCGCCCACCTCGTCGCCCACGGTCACAGGCGGATCGGCTTCGTCGGTGACCTGCCCCTGAACCTGTACACGCGCCGTGAACGTATGGCCGGCTACCGCTCGGCACTGCAGGAAGCCGGCATCCCCCACGACCGCTCGCTCGTCACCAACGCCCATGACCAGCAGGGCGCCGAGGCGGCGACCGCCCAGCTCCTCGGTCTCGCCGATCCTCCCACCGCCCTGTTCGCCGGCAACAACATCATGGCGCTGGGCACGGTCGCCGAACTGGCCCGCAGCAAGCGCAAGGACGTCGCCGTCGTCGCCTTCGACGACGTGGCGCTCGCCGAGGCTCTGGAGCCGGCTCTGACGGTCGTCGCCCAGGACGCGGAGGAACTCGGCAGGGCGGCGGCGACCACCGCCCTGGCCCGGCTGGACGGCGACCGCACCCGCGCCCGAACCGCCACCGTCCCCACCCGTCTGATCGTCCGGGGCTCCGGCGAACTCCCTGTCCCCGTACTCCAGGAAGCGTGA
- a CDS encoding RICIN domain-containing protein, which translates to MSAAQTGARSGVAQQSRPLFLLTAVLALLAAVATLLLPAAGRADALTRPSQTMYTPPSNAPSPGSFYPRELRLQHNGSANGTLLSTFEQYTTGTPVFPIYRSTDNGNAWTKISEVADTQNGWGMRWEPELFELPAALGDFPAGTILAAGASVPADRSAIKIDVYASTDRGQTWTFVSNIATGGSAFDTNGNGNTPVWEPFFLYANGKLIVYYSDQRDSAYGQKVVHQVSTDGRTWGPVVNDVAMPTYSQRPGMPTVAKLPNGNYVMTYEYGGSAAGNFAVYYKISADPEAFDSVTGIPLRATDGTVPTSTPYITWLPTGGPNGTLVVSAYSTGDLFLNTAGGAADTWTRINSVVVGGYSRGLLPLSDGHSLLVLSGGSGGSNVRNPVTYATIDLGGGISDGATYTVSNAGSDLRLTIAGGTTVNGTGATQQTTTNATDQQWRFVAQPSGYFKIFNVASGKVLGVENQSTANGARILQWDDNGTLDHEWAVAPNPAGGYTLTNRVTGKLLEIPNASSTVGATAGQWGETGCACQRWNLTQTALPPLGTGQYILVNKNSGKYLDIPAGSTATGTAVGQWDNSACLCQLFTFQSASGGAWTIRNANSNLNLDIRSGSTSAGAAVVQNTPSAANSQKWTLTDAGNGYYKLKNVNSGLNAGVAQSSTSNGAGVVQWTDVNVDDQLWKIVRIN; encoded by the coding sequence ATGTCCGCTGCCCAGACAGGCGCCAGATCCGGCGTCGCTCAGCAGTCCCGTCCCCTCTTCCTCCTGACGGCCGTCCTCGCCCTGCTCGCCGCGGTGGCGACGCTGCTGCTGCCCGCGGCGGGCCGGGCCGACGCCCTGACCCGTCCGTCGCAGACGATGTACACGCCGCCGTCGAACGCTCCCTCGCCCGGGTCGTTCTACCCGCGAGAACTGCGTCTGCAGCACAACGGCTCGGCCAACGGCACGCTGCTGTCGACGTTCGAGCAGTACACCACCGGCACACCGGTCTTCCCGATCTATCGCAGCACCGACAACGGCAACGCCTGGACGAAGATCTCCGAGGTCGCCGACACCCAGAACGGCTGGGGCATGCGCTGGGAGCCCGAGCTGTTCGAGCTCCCCGCAGCGCTGGGTGACTTCCCGGCAGGCACGATCCTTGCCGCCGGAGCGTCCGTCCCCGCCGACCGTTCCGCCATCAAGATCGATGTCTACGCCAGCACGGACCGCGGCCAGACCTGGACCTTCGTCAGCAACATCGCCACCGGGGGTTCGGCCTTCGACACGAACGGCAACGGCAACACCCCCGTGTGGGAGCCGTTCTTCCTCTACGCCAACGGCAAGCTGATCGTCTACTACTCCGACCAGCGCGACTCCGCCTACGGCCAGAAGGTCGTGCACCAGGTCTCCACGGACGGCCGCACCTGGGGCCCTGTGGTGAACGACGTGGCGATGCCCACCTACAGCCAGCGCCCGGGCATGCCCACCGTCGCCAAGCTGCCCAACGGCAACTACGTCATGACGTACGAGTACGGCGGCTCAGCCGCAGGCAACTTCGCCGTCTACTACAAGATCTCCGCCGACCCGGAGGCGTTCGACTCCGTCACGGGCATTCCCCTGCGTGCCACGGACGGCACGGTCCCCACCAGCACCCCTTACATCACCTGGCTGCCCACCGGCGGGCCCAACGGCACCCTCGTCGTCAGCGCCTACAGCACGGGGGATCTGTTCCTCAACACCGCGGGCGGCGCCGCCGACACCTGGACGCGCATCAACTCCGTAGTCGTCGGCGGCTACAGCCGAGGCCTGCTGCCGCTGTCCGACGGCCACAGCCTGCTGGTGCTCAGCGGGGGAAGCGGCGGCAGCAACGTCCGTAACCCCGTCACGTACGCCACCATCGACCTGGGCGGCGGCATCTCGGACGGCGCCACCTACACGGTGTCGAACGCCGGCAGCGACCTCAGGCTGACCATCGCGGGCGGCACCACCGTCAACGGCACCGGCGCGACCCAGCAGACCACCACCAACGCCACCGACCAGCAGTGGCGCTTCGTGGCGCAGCCCTCCGGCTACTTCAAGATCTTCAACGTGGCCAGCGGCAAGGTCCTCGGCGTGGAGAACCAGTCCACCGCCAACGGCGCCAGGATTCTCCAGTGGGACGACAACGGCACCCTCGACCACGAATGGGCCGTCGCCCCGAACCCCGCCGGCGGCTACACGCTCACCAACCGCGTCACCGGCAAGTTGCTGGAGATCCCGAACGCCTCCAGCACCGTCGGTGCCACCGCCGGACAGTGGGGCGAGACCGGCTGCGCCTGCCAGCGCTGGAATCTGACGCAGACCGCTCTGCCGCCGCTGGGTACGGGGCAGTACATCCTCGTCAACAAGAACAGCGGAAAGTACCTCGACATCCCGGCCGGCTCCACCGCCACCGGTACGGCCGTGGGCCAGTGGGACAACTCCGCCTGTCTCTGCCAGCTGTTCACCTTCCAGTCGGCGAGCGGCGGAGCCTGGACCATCAGGAACGCCAACAGCAACCTCAACCTCGACATCCGTAGCGGTTCCACCAGCGCGGGAGCCGCCGTCGTCCAGAACACCCCCTCCGCCGCCAACTCGCAGAAGTGGACCCTCACCGACGCGGGCAACGGCTACTACAAGCTCAAGAACGTCAACAGCGGCCTCAACGCCGGCGTCGCCCAGTCCTCCACCAGCAACGGCGCAGGCGTCGTCCAGTGGACCGACGTGAACGTCGACGACCAGCTCTGGAAGATCGTCCGCATCAACTGA
- a CDS encoding LacI family DNA-binding transcriptional regulator produces MTRVVGRNAGSPAPRSVDVAHEAGVSRKTVSRVLNNEPYVSDEVRQRVLEAAEKLGYRLNHAARALASGRSRSIGVVALGTAGYGTAMLLVGVEKAVRDAGYALRVVNTADGDPEGIAGAVLSLLDQGVDGIVVSEPIVEGEVSVRIDVPVLFLGAPPAFTSARTLSVGVGAFELASAATDHLLDLGHTTVHHLAGPRRWYASKDRIDGWRAALAARGAPETPVLDGDWSPESGFAAGRELAEDPSVTAVFVAGDEMAIGLIHALREAGRRVPEDISVVGFDGNPVFAYVTPPLTTARQPFDAAAREGIRLLVHAIEEPETDLPAASEPPVELVVRGSTAPPPSHQR; encoded by the coding sequence CCGGCGTTTCACGCAAGACGGTGTCGCGGGTCCTCAACAACGAGCCGTATGTCTCCGACGAGGTCCGCCAACGCGTCCTGGAGGCGGCCGAGAAGCTCGGGTACCGGCTGAACCACGCGGCCAGGGCACTGGCCTCTGGGCGAAGCCGTTCCATCGGTGTCGTCGCCCTCGGGACAGCCGGGTACGGAACCGCCATGCTCCTCGTGGGTGTGGAGAAGGCCGTACGGGACGCCGGTTACGCACTGCGCGTGGTCAACACGGCGGACGGCGACCCCGAAGGCATCGCCGGCGCGGTGCTGTCGCTCCTGGATCAGGGAGTTGACGGCATCGTCGTCTCCGAGCCCATCGTGGAAGGAGAGGTCTCCGTCAGGATCGACGTACCGGTCCTCTTCCTGGGCGCGCCGCCGGCCTTCACCTCCGCTCGGACCCTGAGCGTGGGTGTGGGCGCCTTCGAGCTGGCGAGCGCGGCCACCGATCACCTGCTGGATCTGGGGCACACGACCGTGCACCATCTCGCGGGCCCGCGACGCTGGTACGCCTCGAAGGACCGTATCGACGGCTGGCGTGCGGCACTGGCGGCACGGGGCGCCCCCGAAACTCCCGTGCTCGACGGCGACTGGTCACCCGAATCCGGTTTCGCCGCAGGCCGTGAACTGGCCGAGGACCCTTCCGTGACCGCCGTTTTCGTGGCGGGCGACGAGATGGCCATCGGCCTGATCCACGCCCTGCGCGAGGCGGGCCGCCGGGTACCGGAGGACATCAGCGTGGTCGGCTTCGACGGCAACCCCGTCTTCGCCTACGTCACCCCTCCGCTCACCACGGCCCGGCAGCCCTTCGACGCCGCCGCAAGGGAAGGGATCAGGCTGCTCGTGCACGCCATCGAGGAGCCGGAGACCGACCTCCCCGCGGCGAGCGAGCCGCCGGTCGAACTCGTCGTCCGTGGCTCGACGGCGCCCCCGCCCTCCCACCAGAGGTAG